In Zhaonella formicivorans, one DNA window encodes the following:
- the cysK gene encoding cysteine synthase A, with product MRVVNNVTELIGFTPMVRLNKLTGPEDATVFVKLEFYNPASSVKDRIAYSMIKNAEEQGLLKEGSVIVEPTSGNTGIGLAMVAAARGYRLILVMPETMSIERRKLMAAFGAEFILTPGSEGMKGAISKAQEIVQDNPGYFMPQQFENEANPEIHRQTTGKEIYEQTAGKIDAFIAGVGTGGTITGVGEVLKQHIPTVKIVAVEPAASPVLSGGQPGAHKIQGIGAGFVPKVLNTDVIDEIVPVSNEDAMETARRLAKEEGLLVGISSGAAVYAALQQAKTLGKEKVVVVVAPDTGERYLTTELFKLPHE from the coding sequence ATGCGCGTCGTCAATAATGTTACAGAGTTAATTGGATTTACTCCCATGGTTAGACTCAACAAGTTAACCGGTCCGGAAGATGCTACTGTATTTGTTAAACTTGAGTTTTACAATCCTGCCAGCAGTGTTAAAGACCGCATTGCGTACAGCATGATTAAAAACGCTGAAGAACAGGGGCTCTTGAAAGAAGGTTCAGTAATTGTGGAGCCCACCAGCGGGAATACTGGTATTGGACTGGCTATGGTCGCAGCTGCCAGAGGGTATCGTCTTATTTTAGTGATGCCCGAGACTATGAGCATTGAACGAAGAAAACTTATGGCAGCTTTTGGTGCTGAGTTTATTTTAACTCCTGGTTCCGAGGGAATGAAAGGGGCGATTAGTAAAGCCCAGGAAATTGTGCAGGATAATCCTGGGTATTTTATGCCACAGCAATTCGAAAACGAAGCAAACCCGGAGATTCACAGGCAAACTACTGGGAAAGAGATTTATGAGCAGACTGCGGGAAAAATAGATGCTTTTATTGCTGGAGTTGGAACAGGTGGAACAATAACAGGAGTGGGGGAAGTGCTAAAACAACACATTCCCACAGTGAAGATAGTGGCTGTAGAACCTGCGGCTTCCCCTGTTCTGTCTGGAGGCCAACCTGGTGCCCATAAAATTCAGGGTATTGGTGCAGGATTTGTTCCGAAAGTACTAAATACAGATGTTATTGACGAAATTGTTCCAGTTAGCAATGAAGATGCTATGGAGACCGCACGCAGACTTGCCAAAGAGGAAGGTTTACTCGTTGGCATTTCTTCAGGTGCTGCTGTCTATGCCGCATTGCAACAGGCTAAGACGTTAGGGAAAGAAAAGGTAGTAGTAGTGGTCGCTCCGGATACCGGTGAACGCTATTTGACAACCGAATTATTTAAATTGCCCCACGAGTAA
- the ruvB gene encoding Holliday junction branch migration DNA helicase RuvB, with the protein MEERLLTNQFREEDLEVEGSLRPRTLSEYIGQTKVKENLRIFIQAAKLRGEALDHLLLYGPPGLGKTTLANIVANELGVQIRITSGPAIERAGDLAALLTNLQEGDVLFIDEIHRLNRSVEEVLYPAMEDFALDILIGKGPSARSIRLDLPKFTLVGATTRAGLLTSPLRDRFGVICRLEFYNNDELSDIVNRAAHILQIPIDPEGAREIARRSRGTPRIANRLLKRVRDFAQVKGKGKIDLDLARAALNMLEVDSIGLDSIDRKLLLSIINKFSGGPVGLDTLAATIGEEAETIEDVYEPYLLQLGFLNRTPRGRTVTEMAFRHLGLPYKKELQETLDF; encoded by the coding sequence GTGGAGGAGCGTCTATTAACAAATCAATTTCGCGAAGAAGATCTTGAAGTGGAAGGCAGCTTGCGACCCCGCACGCTAAGTGAATACATTGGCCAAACCAAGGTAAAAGAAAACCTGCGCATATTTATTCAAGCGGCAAAGCTTCGGGGTGAAGCTTTGGATCACCTCCTGTTGTACGGGCCGCCCGGTTTGGGCAAGACTACTTTGGCCAACATAGTGGCCAATGAATTGGGGGTGCAAATACGTATTACCTCGGGACCTGCTATTGAACGGGCCGGTGATCTAGCGGCTCTACTAACCAATCTCCAGGAGGGCGATGTGTTATTTATTGATGAGATCCACCGGTTGAACAGGAGTGTAGAGGAAGTATTATATCCTGCAATGGAGGATTTTGCCCTGGATATTTTGATAGGCAAAGGACCTAGCGCACGCTCCATTCGCCTGGATTTACCTAAATTTACTTTAGTTGGTGCTACAACCCGCGCGGGGCTTTTAACTTCACCCCTCCGGGATAGGTTTGGTGTTATTTGCCGATTAGAGTTTTATAATAATGATGAGCTTAGTGATATTGTAAATAGAGCTGCCCACATTCTGCAGATACCAATTGATCCCGAAGGGGCTCGGGAAATTGCCCGCAGGTCTAGAGGTACACCCAGAATTGCCAATAGATTGTTAAAACGTGTTAGGGATTTTGCACAGGTTAAGGGCAAGGGTAAAATTGATTTGGATTTAGCAAGAGCTGCTTTGAATATGTTAGAAGTAGACTCAATTGGGCTGGACAGCATCGACCGTAAATTATTGCTCTCCATAATCAATAAATTCAGTGGCGGTCCTGTTGGTTTGGATACCTTGGCTGCTACGATTGGAGAAGAAGCTGAGACTATAGAAGATGTATATGAGCCCTATCTGCTTCAATTGGGTTTTTTAAACCGTACCCCTAGAGGTAGAACTGTAACGGAGATGGCTTTCCGGCATCTGGGATTGCCATATAAAAAAGAATTACAGGAGACCCTTGATTTTTAA
- a CDS encoding YebC/PmpR family DNA-binding transcriptional regulator, with product MSGHSKWANIKHKKAKMDEKKGKIFTKIGREIIVAVKQGGPDPEGNPRLKAVLQKARENNMPNDNIQRIIQKATGELESSNYEEIVYEGYGPAGVAILLNIMTDNRNRTAGEIRHIFSKNGGSLGETGCVAWMFETKGVITIELANSGLDEEELALLAIEAGADDVNTEDDQLTVYTSIDSFEEVKQSLAASGVCFSSAEITKVPKNSIVISDLEQAQQILKLMDLLEDHDDVQAVYSNFELDDSIADQLA from the coding sequence ATGTCGGGCCATTCTAAATGGGCTAACATTAAGCATAAAAAGGCCAAAATGGATGAAAAAAAAGGTAAAATTTTTACTAAAATAGGCCGTGAAATCATTGTTGCCGTAAAACAAGGGGGACCAGATCCTGAAGGAAATCCCCGCCTCAAGGCTGTTTTACAAAAAGCCCGGGAAAATAATATGCCAAACGATAATATTCAACGTATTATTCAGAAGGCGACAGGGGAATTGGAGAGTTCTAATTACGAAGAGATTGTATATGAAGGATACGGACCGGCTGGAGTTGCTATCTTATTAAATATTATGACCGATAATCGTAACCGTACCGCCGGGGAGATTCGCCATATTTTTTCTAAGAACGGCGGCAGTTTGGGAGAAACCGGTTGCGTTGCCTGGATGTTTGAAACGAAAGGCGTTATCACTATAGAGCTGGCTAATTCCGGACTGGATGAAGAGGAATTAGCTCTCCTGGCTATTGAAGCCGGTGCGGATGATGTCAACACAGAAGATGATCAGCTAACTGTCTATACTTCAATTGACAGCTTCGAAGAAGTTAAGCAGAGTTTGGCTGCTTCCGGAGTATGTTTTAGTTCCGCAGAAATAACTAAAGTGCCCAAGAACAGTATAGTAATTAGTGATCTGGAGCAAGCACAACAAATCTTAAAACTGATGGATTTATTGGAAGATCATGATGATGTACAAGCTGTTTACTCCAATTTTGAGTTAGATGATTCCATAGCCGACCAGCTAGCTTAA
- a CDS encoding NAD+ synthase gives MDYQVLTDNIVNWMREKVKEAGAKGAVVGLSGGIDSSVVMALCQKAFPNDCLGLIMPCHSNPQDEADAKLVAEHFGIPYKVINLDRTYAALITALNGNDDKEENKSLALANIKPRLRMTTLYYEAALRNYLVVGTGNKSEIVIGYFTKYGDGGVDIEPIGNLVKTQVRDLAKFLGVPEPIIMKAPTAGLWANQTDETEMGITYEELDAYILTGTAEPRVLTRIKALIEKSEHKRHMPPIAPFTL, from the coding sequence ATGGATTATCAAGTACTTACGGACAATATCGTTAACTGGATGAGGGAAAAAGTCAAGGAAGCAGGGGCCAAAGGGGCGGTTGTTGGTCTATCCGGTGGAATTGATTCATCTGTTGTTATGGCTCTTTGTCAAAAAGCATTTCCCAACGATTGTTTAGGGTTAATAATGCCTTGCCATAGTAATCCCCAAGATGAAGCAGATGCAAAGCTTGTTGCCGAACATTTTGGTATTCCCTATAAAGTCATTAACTTAGACCGGACGTATGCTGCCTTGATTACTGCCCTCAATGGAAATGATGATAAAGAGGAAAACAAAAGTTTGGCATTGGCAAACATTAAGCCTAGATTACGTATGACTACCTTATACTATGAAGCTGCTTTACGAAATTATCTGGTGGTTGGGACAGGAAACAAAAGTGAAATTGTTATTGGATATTTTACTAAATATGGAGACGGAGGAGTTGACATTGAGCCTATTGGGAATCTAGTCAAAACTCAGGTGAGGGATTTGGCGAAATTCCTTGGAGTACCCGAACCTATAATCATGAAAGCACCTACCGCCGGTTTATGGGCAAATCAAACTGATGAAACGGAAATGGGCATCACTTACGAAGAACTTGATGCATATATTCTGACTGGCACAGCTGAGCCAAGAGTATTGACACGAATCAAAGCTTTAATCGAAAAAAGTGAACATAAACGGCACATGCCGCCTATCGCACCTTTTACACTTTAA
- the ruvC gene encoding crossover junction endodeoxyribonuclease RuvC, with amino-acid sequence MLILGIDPGTAITGYGIVQFKGNKFTVIDYGSIQTCSKIPLAERLKMLYSGLQELISFYKPEHLAVEELFFNKNSKTALAVGQARGVVLLAGANNKMVVAEYTPLQVKQAVVGYGRAEKQQVQEMVRLILNLEKVPKPDDVADALAITICHGHSYRVKNILQAKDD; translated from the coding sequence ATGCTTATTCTAGGGATTGATCCGGGAACCGCTATTACCGGTTATGGAATAGTTCAATTCAAAGGTAATAAATTTACTGTAATAGATTACGGGAGTATTCAAACCTGCAGCAAAATACCTTTAGCAGAACGGTTAAAAATGTTGTACTCTGGTTTACAGGAATTGATTTCTTTCTATAAGCCGGAGCATCTTGCTGTTGAAGAATTGTTTTTTAATAAGAATTCAAAAACAGCATTAGCCGTGGGACAGGCCAGAGGGGTAGTGCTTTTGGCGGGAGCAAATAATAAAATGGTTGTGGCCGAGTATACGCCTTTGCAAGTCAAACAAGCAGTTGTTGGATATGGCAGGGCAGAAAAACAGCAGGTGCAAGAAATGGTTCGGCTTATCCTGAATTTGGAGAAGGTGCCGAAGCCTGATGATGTGGCTGATGCATTAGCAATTACAATTTGCCACGGTCATTCTTACAGAGTAAAAAATATATTGCAGGCAAAGGATGATTAG
- the ruvA gene encoding Holliday junction branch migration protein RuvA translates to MIAFLRGKVVSLGQDNVIVEVNGVGYQVSVPANIVYQLPPAGEEVVLHTYFHIREDQVQLFGFTDASDKEIFELLLEVSGVGPKVALGILAAIEREKLVRAIMEEQLAVLTQLPGIGKKTAQRLILELKDKIAKSTSFDLKERVPVNQTVSSSYGDALAALLSLGYSQKEIEPRLQAVLQNQRDEMSLDQLIKLVLKEIAKM, encoded by the coding sequence ATGATAGCATTTTTGCGCGGAAAGGTTGTATCGTTAGGGCAAGATAACGTAATTGTGGAGGTGAATGGTGTCGGCTACCAGGTTTCAGTTCCGGCCAATATTGTATATCAACTACCTCCTGCAGGGGAAGAAGTTGTATTGCATACTTATTTTCACATAAGGGAAGATCAGGTCCAACTCTTCGGTTTTACTGACGCATCAGATAAAGAAATATTTGAATTGCTGTTAGAAGTGAGCGGGGTTGGCCCAAAAGTTGCCTTGGGAATATTAGCAGCTATTGAAAGGGAAAAGCTGGTGCGGGCAATTATGGAAGAGCAGCTCGCTGTTTTAACCCAGTTGCCCGGAATAGGTAAAAAGACTGCTCAAAGACTAATACTGGAGTTAAAAGATAAAATAGCTAAATCTACGTCATTTGATCTCAAAGAAAGAGTTCCTGTAAACCAAACTGTAAGCAGTTCCTATGGAGATGCTTTAGCAGCTTTGTTAAGCCTAGGCTATAGTCAAAAAGAGATAGAGCCCAGGTTACAAGCGGTTTTACAAAATCAAAGGGATGAAATGTCGCTTGATCAATTGATAAAATTAGTTTTAAAAGAAATTGCCAAAATGTAA